A genomic region of Papaver somniferum cultivar HN1 chromosome 7, ASM357369v1, whole genome shotgun sequence contains the following coding sequences:
- the LOC113298067 gene encoding peroxisome biogenesis protein 3-1-like: MMFSIRHRRKVIVSVGLLGSGYTLYKLYGAHKQRLLDLEKELEVERETNELIKAQLQAHFESIQRIADSTTLPYAIHYLQSRISQDLDLSNSMQRLIQAKSQPSLLTKAEKVELWERLKILGFVKLVLSLWAITLLSLYIRVQVNILGRHLYIDTARKQGSSLVLEEADQFDKHGEQEFLATADYLSSYGMTQLIPSMEMAVTEVLKGKHLSDTFNAPVLRETIMQILDRFVSIDGPHHWVTYLVPENAVAYKRLTAASSSGLEAATTSLHPDIDKLDQLMAEARFVLSSEDFGSVVDISLRSVVDALVDEMGFGSLLPSGLALAKVLPEVSKMSLLLLEEAVRNKFIQVVRNLPAVQLFYTHLYANMPIVA, encoded by the exons ATGATGTTTTCCATAAG GCACAGGAGAAAAGTGATAGTGTCAGTGGGACTTTTAGGGAGTGGGTATACTCTCTATAAGCTTTATGGTGCTCACAAGCAGAGGCTGCTTGATCTGGAAAAAGAACTTGAAGTTGAAAGAGAAACCAATGAACTCATTAAGGCACA ATTGCAAGCACATTTTGAGAGTATCCAGAGAATAGCTGATTCAACGACATTACCCTATGCAATTCACTATTTGCAGAGTCGCATTTCACAAGATTTAGACCTTTCCAACTCGATGCAGAGGTTAATACAAGCAAAGAGTCAGCCCAGCTTACTCACCAAGGCAGAAAAGGTAGAGCTGTGGGAAAGACTAAAAATTCTCG GTTTTGTGAAATTGGTGTTGTCATTGTGGGCTATAACATTGCTGAGTTTATACATaagagttcaagtcaatattttaGGGAGACATCTCTACATTGATACAGCACGTAAGCAGGGAAGCTCTCTTGTTCTT GAAGAAGCTGACCAATTCGACAAACATGGGGAACAGGAATTTCTAGCAACTGCAGATTATTTGTCTAGCTACGGGATGACACAATTGATCCCAAGTATGGAGATGGCAGTTACAGAAGTTCTCAAGGG AAAGCATCTGAGTGATACTTTCAATGCTCCCGTACTACGCGAAACCATCATGCAGATACTGGACAGATTCGTGAGCATCGACGGCCCTCATCATTGGGTAACATACTTGGTGCCTGAAAATGCAGTAGCTTACAAACGTCTCACTGCTGCATCTTCCAGCGGTTTGGAAGCTGCTACTACTTCATTGCATCCAGATATCGATAAGCTTGACCAACTCATGGCAGAGGCAAGATTTGTCTTGTCAAG TGAGGATTTCGGGAGCGTAGTGGATATATCATTGAGATCTGTGGTGGATGCTTTAGTGGACGAGATGGGATTCGGTTCTTTGCTGCCTTCTGGGTTAGCTTTGGCAAAGGTATTGCCTGAGGTTTCAAAGATGAGCCTATTACTTCTTGAAGAGGCAGTTAGGAACAAATTTATTCAAGTTGTTCGGAACCTACCAGCTGTTCAGTTATTCTACACACATCTCTATGCAAATATGCCTATAGTGGCGTAA